A genomic stretch from Sphingobacterium sp. ML3W includes:
- a CDS encoding MFS transporter — protein sequence MNTEKKGNYRWVICSLLFFATTINYLDRQVLSLTWKDFISPEFHWTNTDYGNITALFSIFYAISMLFAGRFVDWMDTKKGFLWAIGIWSIGAILHAFCGIATSGIVAGEWFVGFEGAKEAISHVNNAGLVISVSVNLFIFARFILAVGEAGNFPAAIKATAEYFPKKDRALSTSIFNSGATIGALAAPLTIPVIAAHWGWEMSFIIIGALGFVWMGFWIFLYKKPDENPKVNAAELAYINQDDHEQQPELRGNTKVPRTTISECLKYKQTWAFVFGKFMTDGVWWFFLFWMPAYLSAVYDIKSSDTEGQLAIFVLYAITMLSIYGGWLPTYFVEKKGMNAYEGRMKAMLLFAFVPLVVLFAQPLGHISYWIPVILIGFAGAAHQSWSANIFSTIGDAFPKRSIATVTGIGGLAGGVGAFIINKTSGWLFDYAKETQMTFMGFKGEEAGYFIIFSFCAIAYLIAWIVMKTLVPKLILIKN from the coding sequence ATGAATACGGAGAAAAAGGGAAATTACCGTTGGGTAATCTGCTCCTTACTATTTTTTGCTACTACAATCAATTATTTAGACCGTCAGGTACTCTCTTTGACCTGGAAAGATTTTATTAGCCCCGAATTCCATTGGACAAATACAGACTACGGAAATATTACTGCCTTATTTTCTATTTTCTACGCCATCAGCATGCTTTTTGCAGGTCGGTTTGTAGACTGGATGGACACAAAAAAGGGATTTTTATGGGCTATTGGCATCTGGTCTATTGGCGCCATATTGCACGCTTTCTGTGGCATCGCAACCTCCGGCATTGTCGCTGGCGAATGGTTTGTAGGCTTTGAAGGTGCAAAAGAAGCGATTTCTCATGTTAACAATGCTGGCCTTGTCATTAGCGTCAGTGTCAACTTATTTATCTTTGCCCGTTTTATCCTCGCAGTTGGAGAAGCAGGAAACTTCCCTGCGGCAATCAAAGCTACTGCGGAGTACTTCCCAAAGAAAGATCGGGCACTGTCGACAAGTATCTTCAACTCCGGTGCAACAATAGGTGCCCTGGCTGCTCCTTTGACCATCCCTGTTATCGCTGCTCATTGGGGCTGGGAAATGTCATTCATCATTATTGGTGCCCTAGGATTTGTTTGGATGGGATTCTGGATCTTTCTCTATAAAAAACCAGATGAAAATCCGAAAGTAAATGCTGCGGAATTAGCCTATATCAATCAGGATGATCACGAGCAGCAGCCGGAACTACGGGGGAATACAAAAGTTCCAAGAACAACAATTTCTGAATGCCTTAAATACAAACAAACCTGGGCCTTTGTCTTCGGAAAATTTATGACAGACGGTGTTTGGTGGTTTTTCCTATTTTGGATGCCGGCCTACCTCTCCGCTGTATACGATATAAAATCGTCCGATACTGAAGGACAGCTGGCTATATTCGTACTCTATGCAATTACAATGCTTTCCATTTACGGGGGCTGGTTACCAACCTATTTCGTTGAGAAAAAAGGCATGAATGCCTATGAAGGTCGCATGAAAGCCATGCTTTTATTCGCTTTTGTTCCATTGGTGGTCCTGTTTGCCCAGCCATTGGGCCATATATCCTACTGGATACCTGTAATCTTGATCGGTTTTGCAGGCGCAGCGCACCAATCATGGTCCGCTAATATTTTTTCGACAATCGGAGATGCATTCCCAAAACGTTCCATTGCAACGGTTACAGGAATCGGTGGACTTGCGGGTGGCGTTGGTGCTTTTATCATCAATAAAACATCGGGATGGTTATTCGATTATGCGAAGGAAACGCAAATGACCTTTATGGGTTTTAAAGGCGAGGAAGCAGGATATTTTATCATCTTCTCCTTTTGTGCGATTGCCTACCTGATTGCATGGATCGTAATGAAAACACTAGTACCTAAACTTATTTTAATAAAAAATTAA
- a CDS encoding bifunctional 4-hydroxy-2-oxoglutarate aldolase/2-dehydro-3-deoxy-phosphogluconate aldolase has protein sequence MSLKEKVLEKIIEQGMLPLFFHHDKEESIDILRTLYQGGIRVFEFTNRGPEALSVFESLLAVRDLEMPDLYLGIGTIKSVEDATQFLQIGADFIVAPLVNPAVGALVHEQNKLWIPGCMTPTEIYTAQQQKAALIKLFPANILGPAFMSSIRDLFKGQKFMPTGGVEIEMENLKAWFKSGVCAVGMGSKLIDPKNTDQLAENTKLALEFVSKAR, from the coding sequence ATGAGTTTGAAAGAGAAAGTATTAGAAAAGATTATTGAACAGGGGATGCTTCCTTTGTTCTTCCATCATGATAAAGAAGAGAGCATTGATATTCTCCGTACTTTATATCAGGGGGGCATACGTGTCTTTGAATTTACGAACCGTGGGCCTGAAGCACTAAGCGTCTTCGAAAGCTTGCTAGCGGTAAGAGACCTTGAGATGCCAGATCTCTATCTGGGTATAGGCACCATTAAATCCGTCGAAGACGCAACACAATTTCTCCAAATCGGTGCAGATTTTATTGTTGCACCACTGGTCAATCCTGCGGTTGGAGCACTCGTACATGAACAAAATAAACTCTGGATTCCAGGCTGTATGACACCTACTGAGATTTATACTGCTCAACAGCAAAAAGCCGCACTCATCAAACTGTTTCCGGCGAATATCTTAGGGCCAGCCTTTATGTCATCTATACGCGATCTCTTTAAAGGTCAAAAATTTATGCCTACGGGCGGTGTAGAAATCGAAATGGAAAATTTAAAAGCATGGTTCAAGTCAGGAGTATGTGCCGTCGGTATGGGCAGCAAGCTGATCGATCCAAAAAATACCGACCAATTAGCTGAAAATACAAAGCTGGCACTCGAGTTCGTGTCGAAAGCACGATAA
- a CDS encoding sugar kinase encodes MQGKVLSFGELLLRICPDIEQDWIEQHQLPFYIGGAELNVATALALWGVPSSYLSAIPQNAICEAIDLYLKRKNIDTSPMQWTGDRLGIYYLPKGKDLKNAGVIYDRANSSFASLKVGSIDWDQTFSDVQWFHFSAICPAINADIADLCLEAVKVAQEKGIFVSLDLNYRSKLWKYGKDPKDIMPEIAKYCNLIMGNIWAAHQMLGTQLDSKFITQSAGYEEEGLLRQAEQTSKEIIANNPLCQYVANTFRFDYESKGIKYYTTLFDTDNLIKSTEFRSAEILDKVGSGDCFMAGLIYGLYSNLSPTETLEFATLAAFDKLFIPSDATTSTVDDIKNRMIA; translated from the coding sequence ATGCAAGGTAAAGTATTAAGCTTTGGAGAATTGTTGCTGCGGATCTGTCCAGACATAGAGCAGGATTGGATTGAACAGCATCAACTACCCTTCTATATTGGAGGAGCAGAATTAAATGTGGCGACTGCACTGGCACTTTGGGGAGTGCCCTCGTCTTATCTATCGGCCATTCCTCAAAATGCAATCTGTGAAGCAATTGATCTCTATTTAAAACGAAAAAATATAGACACCTCTCCCATGCAATGGACGGGAGATAGGCTAGGAATTTATTACCTACCTAAAGGAAAGGACCTGAAAAACGCAGGGGTAATCTATGACCGGGCCAACTCCTCATTTGCTAGCCTCAAAGTAGGCAGTATAGACTGGGATCAAACATTTTCGGATGTTCAATGGTTCCATTTCTCTGCGATCTGTCCTGCGATCAATGCAGACATTGCCGACCTCTGCCTTGAAGCTGTTAAAGTGGCTCAAGAAAAAGGAATTTTTGTGTCTTTAGATCTTAATTACCGTTCAAAGCTCTGGAAATATGGCAAGGATCCCAAAGACATTATGCCAGAGATTGCGAAATACTGTAATCTAATTATGGGCAACATATGGGCTGCACATCAAATGCTTGGCACACAGCTCGACAGTAAGTTCATCACACAGTCAGCGGGATACGAAGAAGAGGGATTATTACGGCAAGCAGAGCAAACAAGCAAGGAGATCATAGCGAACAATCCGCTGTGTCAATATGTGGCCAATACCTTCCGATTTGACTATGAATCCAAAGGAATAAAATATTATACTACCCTATTTGATACGGATAATTTAATTAAATCAACGGAATTCCGCTCGGCAGAGATTTTGGATAAAGTAGGTAGTGGAGATTGTTTTATGGCAGGTCTGATCTATGGCTTATATTCCAACCTTTCGCCAACGGAGACACTGGAGTTTGCAACGCTCGCTGCATTTGACAAACTGTTTATTCCCAGCGATGCCACAACAAGTACAGTTGACGATATAAAAAATAGAATGATAGCATGA
- the uxaC gene encoding glucuronate isomerase produces MKAFLDENFLLNNKTAEELYHNYSKDLPIIDYHNHLIPEQIANDIKFDNISQAWLHGDHYKWRAMRANGVNERYITGDASDEEKFIKWAETVPYTLRNPLHHWTHLELQRYFGITDLLSPKTASKIYADTQAKLQQDSHSVRGLLRMMNVEVVCTTDDPIDSLQYHQQFAQEKESFKMLPAFRPDKALYADNIAALNQYIDELERVSNRQISNLQDYLNALKSRHDFFAANGCKVSDHGLEQIYAEDYTEQEIKDIFGKIRSEKEISPTENLKFKSAMLIYFAEWDYEKGWVQQYHIGPLRNNNARMHRLIGPDTGWDSIGDFSQGRALSKFLNKLDNENKLTKTILYNLNPADNELFATMIGNFNDGSVKGKIQFGSAWWFLDQKDGMTKQINTLSNMGLLSRFVGMLTDSRSFLSFPRHEYFRRLLCNIFGQDIENGEIPNDIQWVGKIVQDISYNNAKEYFEF; encoded by the coding sequence ATGAAAGCTTTTTTAGACGAGAATTTTTTATTAAACAACAAAACAGCAGAAGAGCTGTACCACAATTATTCAAAAGATCTACCCATCATTGATTACCATAACCACTTGATTCCAGAGCAAATAGCCAACGATATCAAGTTTGACAACATCAGTCAAGCCTGGCTTCATGGAGACCATTACAAGTGGCGGGCTATGCGAGCAAATGGGGTCAATGAGCGCTATATTACTGGAGACGCATCGGATGAAGAAAAATTCATCAAATGGGCCGAAACTGTTCCTTATACATTACGGAATCCACTTCATCATTGGACCCATCTTGAGCTGCAGCGCTATTTTGGTATAACGGATTTGCTTTCTCCCAAAACCGCATCCAAAATATATGCAGACACGCAAGCCAAACTACAACAAGACAGTCATTCCGTACGCGGGCTGCTTCGGATGATGAATGTGGAGGTCGTCTGTACAACCGATGACCCGATCGATAGCCTCCAATATCATCAACAGTTTGCCCAAGAAAAGGAATCTTTCAAAATGCTTCCGGCATTCCGTCCAGATAAAGCCCTGTATGCGGACAACATCGCAGCGCTCAATCAGTATATTGACGAACTTGAAAGGGTAAGCAATCGGCAAATCAGTAATTTACAAGACTACCTGAATGCATTGAAATCGAGACATGATTTCTTTGCTGCCAATGGTTGTAAGGTTTCTGACCACGGGTTAGAGCAAATTTATGCAGAGGATTATACGGAACAGGAGATTAAAGATATATTCGGTAAGATCAGAAGTGAAAAAGAAATTAGTCCTACTGAGAATCTAAAATTCAAATCGGCTATGTTGATCTATTTTGCCGAATGGGATTATGAAAAGGGCTGGGTGCAACAGTATCATATTGGTCCACTGCGCAACAACAATGCCCGCATGCACCGTTTGATCGGTCCAGATACAGGCTGGGACTCGATTGGTGATTTCAGTCAAGGGCGCGCTTTGTCAAAATTTTTGAATAAATTAGATAATGAGAATAAACTGACCAAGACAATCTTATACAATCTGAATCCTGCAGACAATGAACTCTTTGCGACAATGATTGGAAATTTCAATGATGGTTCCGTAAAAGGGAAAATACAGTTTGGTTCGGCTTGGTGGTTTTTGGATCAAAAAGATGGCATGACAAAACAAATCAATACCTTATCAAATATGGGCCTGTTAAGTCGATTTGTTGGTATGTTGACTGATTCTAGAAGCTTCCTTTCCTTTCCACGGCATGAATATTTTAGGAGATTACTCTGTAACATCTTCGGACAGGATATCGAAAATGGCGAAATCCCAAATGATATCCAGTGGGTAGGAAAAATTGTACAGGATATCAGCTATAATAATGCAAAAGAATATTTTGAATTTTAA
- the murF gene encoding UDP-N-acetylmuramoyl-tripeptide--D-alanyl-D-alanine ligase, producing MDIQSLYQIYKQYPNITTDTRKIEKNSIFFALKGANFNGNTFAEQALEIGARYVVIDEEIYKKGEQYILVEDVLTTLQGLANYHRKQLNIPVIGITGTNGKTTTKELLYSVVSQKYKTYATKGNLNNHIGVPLTLLAIDATIEVAIIEMGANHLGEIAFLCAIAEPTHGLISNVGKAHLEGFGSFEGVKKTKGELYDWLQDHQGTLFLQGDNPHLGEIAAARQIAEIVTYGFSESNDVIGKLMKANPLLQISWKTKEDPQTYVIDTQLTGSYNTENFLAAIAVGLHFNISPQEINSGIESYTPTNNRSQIMKTAQNTVICDYYNANATSMAAALDNIRIIEADKKAVILGDMFELGAESFEEHRKIVDNVRSMFADRKIFVGKAFFEHRNDDAEFYETTIEAKVALQEKPIIGATVLLKASRGMAFENLIDIL from the coding sequence ATGGACATTCAATCGCTATATCAGATTTATAAACAGTATCCAAATATTACAACAGATACACGTAAAATTGAGAAGAATAGTATATTCTTTGCACTGAAAGGCGCAAATTTCAACGGGAATACCTTTGCGGAACAGGCTCTTGAAATCGGAGCGAGGTATGTTGTCATTGATGAGGAAATTTATAAAAAAGGTGAACAGTATATCCTGGTTGAAGATGTGTTGACAACATTACAGGGACTGGCAAATTATCATCGGAAACAGCTAAATATTCCCGTTATCGGTATAACAGGAACGAATGGAAAGACAACAACAAAGGAATTATTATATTCGGTTGTCTCTCAGAAATATAAGACCTATGCCACAAAGGGGAATCTAAATAATCATATTGGCGTTCCTTTGACCTTGTTGGCCATTGATGCAACTATCGAAGTTGCCATTATAGAAATGGGGGCAAATCATCTCGGAGAAATAGCCTTTTTATGCGCAATCGCTGAACCGACACATGGATTGATCTCCAATGTGGGGAAGGCACATCTGGAGGGATTTGGTTCTTTTGAAGGTGTTAAGAAAACAAAAGGGGAACTATACGATTGGCTTCAGGATCATCAAGGAACACTTTTTTTGCAGGGGGATAACCCACATCTTGGCGAAATTGCAGCAGCCCGTCAAATTGCTGAAATTGTGACTTACGGATTTTCAGAGAGTAATGATGTCATCGGTAAATTGATGAAAGCAAATCCGTTATTGCAGATTTCCTGGAAGACAAAAGAAGATCCACAGACCTATGTGATAGATACACAACTTACAGGTTCATACAATACAGAAAACTTTTTAGCCGCTATTGCAGTGGGCCTACATTTCAATATCTCTCCGCAGGAAATCAATTCAGGGATTGAAAGTTATACGCCGACCAACAATCGCTCGCAGATCATGAAAACAGCGCAAAATACAGTGATCTGTGATTATTATAATGCCAATGCAACGAGTATGGCTGCTGCATTGGATAATATTCGGATTATTGAGGCCGATAAGAAGGCGGTTATCTTGGGGGATATGTTTGAACTTGGAGCAGAATCTTTCGAAGAACATCGGAAAATCGTGGATAATGTAAGAAGTATGTTCGCTGATCGTAAGATTTTTGTCGGAAAGGCATTTTTTGAACATAGAAATGATGATGCCGAGTTTTATGAAACGACCATAGAAGCGAAGGTTGCCTTGCAAGAAAAACCGATTATTGGAGCTACAGTATTATTAAAAGCTTCCCGTGGTATGGCTTTTGAAAATCTGATAGACATACTGTAA
- the truA gene encoding tRNA pseudouridine(38-40) synthase TruA produces MDKKRFFLEIAYFGQSYHGWQVQNNAISVQEVLNGALETLLREPIETTGAGRTDTGVHAKQLYAHFDAAPVGILAKPERFIHSLNALLPFDVAVKRLIEVADDAHARFDATHRSYEYRLHFHKDPFIYPYSCFMRDRPDVDKMNEAAQFLLGRQDFECFSKSHTQVFTNICDIRRAEWLWHNEQDLVFHITADRFLRNMVRAIVGTSLEIGLKGKPASFMQEVIKSKSRGKAGVSVPAHGLYLTEVAYPYI; encoded by the coding sequence ATGGACAAAAAACGTTTTTTTTTAGAAATAGCCTACTTTGGGCAATCATATCATGGCTGGCAGGTTCAAAACAATGCAATTTCTGTACAGGAAGTATTGAATGGTGCTTTGGAGACCTTGTTACGTGAGCCTATCGAGACTACCGGAGCAGGAAGGACAGATACCGGTGTACATGCGAAGCAATTGTATGCTCATTTTGATGCAGCTCCTGTAGGGATATTAGCAAAACCAGAGCGTTTTATTCATTCACTTAATGCCCTATTACCTTTTGATGTTGCGGTTAAAAGATTGATTGAAGTTGCCGATGATGCACATGCCCGATTCGATGCGACGCATAGATCTTATGAGTATCGCCTTCATTTCCATAAGGATCCGTTTATTTATCCCTATTCTTGTTTCATGCGCGACCGTCCTGATGTCGATAAAATGAACGAAGCTGCCCAGTTTTTGTTGGGTAGGCAAGATTTTGAATGTTTTAGCAAGTCTCATACGCAAGTGTTTACAAATATTTGTGATATTCGTAGAGCAGAATGGTTATGGCATAACGAGCAGGATCTCGTTTTTCATATTACCGCTGATCGTTTTTTGCGCAATATGGTTCGTGCTATTGTGGGAACTTCGTTGGAGATCGGACTGAAGGGTAAACCAGCGTCCTTTATGCAAGAAGTGATCAAGAGCAAAAGCCGTGGCAAGGCAGGTGTGTCTGTCCCTGCACATGGATTGTATTTAACAGAAGTAGCGTACCCTTATATATAA
- a CDS encoding ABC transporter ATP-binding protein, which yields MSQDKITGKTYDVNLLRRMSRYMRPYHVAFWISVVLTILLAAVAPALPMLIQHTLDNYILNFDTGGLSYMLIAMLALVIVQTLIRYYHTLMTNTLGQSVIKDIRIQVFNHIVQLRLKYFDRTALGKLITRTISDLETLSNIFSEGLIQIIGDLLQLAVILGVMFYSDWKLTLIVLIPMPLMVAATYVFKEAMKAAFIDVRKWVSNLNTFLQEHITGVGIIQYFAREKQEMDKFKEINAQHRNAHIRTNWYFSIFFPVLEIIMAISLGLLVWFGAKQIMGDVISPGVVVAFIMYINMIFRPIRELIDKFNTLQMGMVSAERIFEVLDTDEMTPNLGTLKPDHIKGEITFKHVWFAYNDESWVLRDVNFRVQPGETLALVGATGAGKSSTINILSRFYEVNKGEILLDGVNIRDYDLDYLRNTIATVLQDVFLFSDTVINNITLGDPSISREQVIEAAKEVGAHDFIMRLPGGYDYDVRERGATLSAGQAQLISFIRALVHDPRILVLDEATSSVDTETEEMIQSAIDNLMRGRTSIVIAHRLSTIQKADKIIVLDKGEIKEIGTHQELLSFDGYYKKLYDLQFHSAGI from the coding sequence GTGAGTCAAGATAAAATAACAGGTAAAACATACGATGTCAATTTGTTGCGACGCATGAGTCGCTATATGCGACCCTATCATGTTGCATTTTGGATATCGGTCGTTTTAACGATCCTATTGGCGGCTGTAGCGCCGGCCCTACCTATGCTCATCCAGCATACACTAGACAATTATATCTTGAACTTTGACACTGGCGGACTGTCTTATATGCTGATTGCCATGCTTGCATTGGTCATCGTGCAGACCTTAATCCGTTATTATCATACCCTGATGACAAATACCCTGGGGCAGTCTGTTATCAAGGATATTCGAATCCAGGTCTTTAATCATATTGTGCAGTTACGCCTTAAGTATTTTGATCGGACAGCCTTAGGAAAGCTGATTACACGGACGATATCGGATCTGGAAACACTTTCCAATATCTTCTCTGAGGGACTGATTCAGATTATTGGTGATCTATTACAATTGGCTGTGATATTAGGGGTAATGTTCTACTCGGATTGGAAATTGACGCTAATCGTGCTTATCCCTATGCCGTTGATGGTCGCCGCAACCTATGTATTTAAAGAAGCGATGAAAGCCGCCTTTATAGATGTCAGAAAATGGGTGTCTAATTTAAATACGTTTTTGCAGGAACATATTACAGGAGTTGGGATTATCCAATATTTTGCACGCGAAAAGCAGGAGATGGATAAATTTAAGGAGATCAATGCACAGCATAGGAATGCTCATATCCGTACCAATTGGTACTTCTCTATCTTTTTTCCTGTTCTGGAAATCATCATGGCTATTTCACTCGGCCTGTTGGTTTGGTTTGGAGCGAAACAGATTATGGGTGACGTGATTTCACCTGGTGTGGTTGTTGCCTTTATTATGTATATCAACATGATTTTTCGGCCTATTCGTGAGCTTATCGATAAATTCAATACACTTCAAATGGGTATGGTTAGCGCTGAACGTATTTTTGAGGTTCTTGATACGGACGAGATGACGCCTAATTTGGGTACTTTAAAGCCTGATCATATCAAAGGAGAAATTACTTTTAAGCATGTTTGGTTTGCCTATAATGATGAGAGTTGGGTATTAAGAGATGTGAATTTTAGAGTACAACCCGGTGAAACATTGGCTTTAGTTGGAGCTACGGGAGCCGGAAAATCATCGACTATTAATATCCTGAGCCGATTTTACGAAGTCAATAAGGGGGAAATCTTACTAGATGGCGTAAATATTCGCGATTATGATCTTGATTATTTAAGAAATACTATTGCAACGGTGTTACAAGATGTGTTTCTGTTCTCAGATACTGTCATCAATAATATTACATTAGGTGATCCTTCAATTTCTAGAGAACAGGTCATTGAGGCAGCAAAAGAAGTGGGAGCACATGATTTTATTATGCGACTTCCGGGTGGATACGATTATGATGTCAGGGAAAGGGGAGCTACACTGTCAGCAGGGCAGGCACAATTAATTTCCTTTATTCGGGCATTAGTGCATGATCCTAGAATTCTGGTCTTGGATGAAGCGACTTCTTCCGTTGATACTGAAACCGAGGAAATGATCCAGAGTGCCATTGACAATTTAATGCGGGGACGGACATCCATTGTCATTGCCCACCGCTTGTCCACCATTCAAAAGGCAGACAAGATCATCGTGTTGGATAAAGGTGAAATTAAGGAAATCGGAACACATCAAGAGCTTTTGTCTTTTGATGGTTACTATAAAAAGCTATACGATCTACAGTTCCATTCCGCAGGAATTTAG
- a CDS encoding DUF4293 domain-containing protein: MIQRIQTVYLLVAGLVIFGLFLFPYVNYSDLVGLGKNVKVTGVYGVAAGQPVHEGGFGYILQTIVTALLGLLPIFTIFKFKQRKVQLLLIWVEIVAIIFFAIWLYSSASTHLTTVNQFLGAGNIGVGFFLLPISIIFCALALGGVRRDEKLIRSADRLRA; this comes from the coding sequence ATGATTCAACGTATCCAAACTGTTTATTTATTAGTGGCAGGATTAGTTATATTCGGCTTGTTTTTATTCCCTTATGTAAATTACAGTGATTTAGTCGGTTTGGGAAAGAATGTGAAGGTGACAGGTGTTTATGGTGTTGCGGCCGGACAGCCGGTGCATGAAGGTGGTTTTGGTTATATCCTACAGACCATCGTGACAGCCCTATTGGGATTGCTCCCGATCTTCACGATCTTCAAGTTTAAACAGCGTAAGGTACAGCTTCTGCTGATATGGGTAGAGATTGTTGCGATTATCTTTTTCGCGATTTGGCTCTATTCTTCGGCAAGTACACATCTCACTACTGTTAATCAATTTTTGGGAGCAGGTAATATTGGGGTAGGTTTCTTTTTGCTGCCGATATCAATTATTTTCTGTGCGCTAGCATTAGGTGGAGTGCGTCGGGATGAAAAATTGATTCGCTCAGCTGATCGTTTGCGTGCATAA
- the ung gene encoding uracil-DNA glycosylase, which translates to MEKLYDDSWASVLKPLFSQPYMKQLSAFVQEERQRTKVFPPADLVMNAFKLTPIQDVKVVILGQDPYHNDGQAHGLSFSVPEGIALPPSLKNIFKELQDDIEGFVEPRSGDLTSWAKQGVLLLNATLTVQAHLAGSHQKRGWEVFTDSIIHAISEQCEHVVFLLWGSYAQKKSVLIDARKHLILTSVHPSPLSVYRGFFGSKHFSKANKYLVEHGKAPIDWRLS; encoded by the coding sequence ATGGAAAAGCTATATGATGATTCTTGGGCATCGGTGCTGAAACCTTTGTTCAGCCAGCCCTATATGAAACAATTGTCTGCCTTTGTGCAAGAGGAACGGCAGCGGACAAAGGTGTTTCCGCCTGCTGATCTGGTGATGAATGCTTTTAAGCTTACGCCGATCCAAGATGTTAAGGTTGTTATTCTGGGACAGGATCCATATCATAACGATGGTCAGGCACATGGTTTGTCTTTTTCTGTGCCAGAAGGGATTGCTTTACCTCCCTCGCTAAAAAATATTTTTAAGGAATTACAAGACGATATTGAAGGGTTTGTAGAACCTCGCTCTGGAGATCTGACGTCCTGGGCCAAACAGGGGGTATTATTACTCAATGCAACGTTGACTGTGCAGGCACATTTAGCCGGATCACATCAAAAAAGGGGTTGGGAAGTTTTTACTGATAGTATCATACATGCTATTTCGGAACAGTGTGAGCATGTGGTTTTTCTGCTTTGGGGGAGTTATGCGCAAAAGAAAAGCGTATTAATTGATGCCCGGAAACATCTTATTTTGACATCGGTGCATCCATCACCACTTTCTGTGTATAGGGGTTTTTTTGGGAGCAAACACTTTTCAAAGGCAAATAAATATTTGGTGGAACATGGTAAGGCTCCGATTGACTGGCGTTTGTCTTAG
- a CDS encoding Lrp/AsnC family transcriptional regulator has translation MPFAPDKTDLKILKLLQENGRITNLQLASSIGLSPAPTLERVRKLENSGFIKSYHAFVDEEKLGLGIKSFIQISLDFHTHNAIPEFVAAVKMIPEVTECHHVTGNCDFILKVYVKDIKAYEGVIMEKIAKIPFVKTFQTMMIMSTSKKEPIIPLEY, from the coding sequence ATGCCGTTTGCACCAGACAAAACAGATTTAAAAATTCTTAAGCTATTACAAGAGAATGGCCGCATTACCAATTTGCAATTAGCATCAAGTATTGGACTTTCTCCTGCACCAACGTTGGAACGTGTAAGAAAACTTGAAAATTCGGGCTTCATCAAGAGTTATCATGCTTTTGTTGACGAAGAAAAACTAGGCCTTGGTATCAAATCCTTTATACAGATCTCACTGGACTTCCATACACACAATGCAATTCCCGAATTTGTTGCTGCCGTAAAAATGATCCCTGAGGTCACCGAATGTCATCACGTCACCGGCAATTGTGACTTTATCCTCAAAGTCTACGTGAAAGACATAAAGGCTTATGAAGGTGTTATCATGGAGAAAATTGCCAAGATCCCATTTGTAAAAACATTCCAGACAATGATGATCATGTCTACCAGTAAAAAGGAACCGATCATCCCATTGGAATACTAA